A window of the Salarias fasciatus chromosome 7, fSalaFa1.1, whole genome shotgun sequence genome harbors these coding sequences:
- the shisal1b gene encoding protein shisa-like-1a isoform X2, whose product MTITSRQSFNVLTVIFLLLSTAALSAHYRVCEPYSDHKGRYHFGFHCPRLSDNKTYMFCCHHNNTAFKYCCNETEFQMVMQVNLTTTSDGYAHNNYTALVGVWIYGFFVMVLLALDFLYYSAINYELCRIYLEKWGLGGRWLKKARSQWHRSMPEESETQAQAQPMVPSHYQPRHSLRGESHSPTLLPYNTSTA is encoded by the exons ATGACTATCACCAGCCGGCAGTCCTTCAACGTCCTGACagtcatcttcctcctgctgtccactgCAG CTCTCTCTGCTCATTACCGAGTGTGTGAACCCTACTCCGATCACAAAGGACGGTACCACTTTGGCTTCCACTGCCCGCGCCTCTCCGACAACAAGACCTACATGTTCTGCTGCCACCACAACAACACGGCCTTCAAGTACTGCTGCAACGAGACCGAGTTCCAGATGGTCATGCAGGTCAACCTCACCACCACCTCAGACGGTTATGCACACAA caATTACACAGCCCTGGTCGGCGTGTGGATCTACGGCTTCTTCGTCATGGTGCTGCTGGCCCTGGACTTTCTCTACTACTCGGCCATAAATTACGAGCTGTGCAGGATCTACCTGGAGAAATGGGGCCTGGGGGGACGCTGGCTGAAGAAGGCCCGGAGTCAGTGGCACCGGTCCATGCCGGAGGAGAGTGAAACCCAGGCTCAGGCCCAGCCCATGGTCCCCAGCCACTACCAGCCCAGACACAGCCTCCGGGGGGAGAGCCACAGCCCCACGCTCCTGCCCTACAACACATCCACCGCATG A
- the shisal1b gene encoding protein shisa-like-1a isoform X1 yields the protein MTITSRQSFNVLTVIFLLLSTAALSAHYRVCEPYSDHKGRYHFGFHCPRLSDNKTYMFCCHHNNTAFKYCCNETEFQMVMQVNLTTTSDGYAHNNYTALVGVWIYGFFVMVLLALDFLYYSAINYELCRIYLEKWGLGGRWLKKARSQWHRSMPEESETQAQAQPMVPSHYQPRHSLRGESHSPTLLPYNTSTAW from the exons ATGACTATCACCAGCCGGCAGTCCTTCAACGTCCTGACagtcatcttcctcctgctgtccactgCAG CTCTCTCTGCTCATTACCGAGTGTGTGAACCCTACTCCGATCACAAAGGACGGTACCACTTTGGCTTCCACTGCCCGCGCCTCTCCGACAACAAGACCTACATGTTCTGCTGCCACCACAACAACACGGCCTTCAAGTACTGCTGCAACGAGACCGAGTTCCAGATGGTCATGCAGGTCAACCTCACCACCACCTCAGACGGTTATGCACACAA caATTACACAGCCCTGGTCGGCGTGTGGATCTACGGCTTCTTCGTCATGGTGCTGCTGGCCCTGGACTTTCTCTACTACTCGGCCATAAATTACGAGCTGTGCAGGATCTACCTGGAGAAATGGGGCCTGGGGGGACGCTGGCTGAAGAAGGCCCGGAGTCAGTGGCACCGGTCCATGCCGGAGGAGAGTGAAACCCAGGCTCAGGCCCAGCCCATGGTCCCCAGCCACTACCAGCCCAGACACAGCCTCCGGGGGGAGAGCCACAGCCCCACGCTCCTGCCCTACAACACATCCACCGCATGGTGA